In the Colletotrichum lupini chromosome 4, complete sequence genome, TAGCAGCGGTGGTTGTTGGACATGTCGTATTCGCCATAGGAAATGCGACGAAGCAACTCCGACTTGTAAAGAATGCACAGATCGGCACATAGTATGCCATGGCTATGGAACGGAGCCTGATTGGGTCAAGGACCCTGTCAAGCTACAGGCGGAACTTCAACGCATCAAGCATGCTGTGAAACAGAACTTCCGCCGAACTCGAAAACTGCAGGCTTCTTCCACACGTTCATCCACCAGAGCCGTAACGGAGCCTTCTGGGGAAACTCTCGAAGAGTCAGCAATATTTTCGCCAGGCGGGTCTGAGTATCGTGAAGCTGAGCTCCTGACATATTATCTGGACTACATATTTCCCCTCCAATACGCCTATTACGTGGATAAGCCAGCACTCGGTGGCCGAGGATGGCTTTTCTGGCTTCTGTCCAAGCAAGGGCCGCTTCGTCAAGCCGCCTTTACGCTATCCGCTCTACACCAACACGCTATGTCGCAAAGTAAGACAGAGGAAATGGAGTCAGAGCTTATCCGGTATCACACCAATGCGATGCAAGAACTCCGTCAAGTTCTCATTCGCTGCGAGACAGATGGTTTCGCCAGCCATCCCGAACATCGCGTCGAGTTTCTTACTTGTGGCACTTTCCTCATCAGCTTCGAGGTATCCACTCTTCCAACCTTTGTTGAACCCATGGTTGCACGCTGCTAATGCTAAACTGGCTAGGTCTTCCAAGGAGGAACCACTAATTGGCAGTCACATCTGAACGCTCTTGTATTGGTCGCAGGTCAAATCGACTTGGAGAGCGTGGGAGGAAGGTCCGAATCTTCTACAAGAATTGAGACTGGATTCCAGAGGATTATGAGTGCGGCCATCAGATTCCATGTGTCACAGCTACTTTGGTTCGAGCTTCTGTCATGTGTTTCTACAGGTGAACCACCTAGGCTACCTTATCAAAGGTGGCTCAGCCACGAAGAAATCGATGTGTCCTGTGTCATGGGTTGCCAGAACTGGGCTATGCTAGCTCTCGGAGATGTAGCCTCGCTAGAGGCACAAGTTGCAGAGATGAATCCGAGAGCTTTGAGCCGCAAAATTGCAGACATCACTAAACGTCTCGAAGATGGTGTTGGATACTTGGGGGTAGAACAAAAGGTACCTAGTATACCTTCTCAATATTATGGGGTATAGAACGATACTAATTCGTCCGGTCAGCCCGATTCAGCCTTAATCTCGCAGTCGATTACCCGCATATATGCAACGGCAGTCCTTGTGCAACTGCACACAATTTCAGCCAACATAGAAGACGCACCAGAAAACGCGCTTGAAACAATTCATAACGCAGTATCTGGCGTTATGGATGCTCTTCAAAGTGTGCCGGACGGCCTGTCTCTGAAACCTGTAACATGGGCTATGTGCGTCGCTGGAGCAATGGCAGCCCCAGATCAACAACCATTCTTCGAGAATCTGATTGAAGGAATCCTTGAAAGCTCGGGTTCCGGTTTTACAAACGTTGATACGGTGCTACGAGTTCTGAAGGAATGCTGGAGGGAAAGAGACTACCATGGTACCGACAACAGTGTTCCTAGGAATGCAATGTCACGGCTAGGGATATGTGCCCTTTTGATTTGAGCCGTGGCCAACCTAGATTCCTGCTCCTTGCATGACTTATCGCCGTGCAGGGCTATATTTGGGCGTATGAGAACACTGTAGTACGGGGGAATGAGACTCAAACGTTTCGAATCAATTGTGAGAGATATAGAAAGACACTAGGACGTCGCCGCTGCAGCCTGCACATTTTCGCGACCGAACCTGCAGCCCCTATCCACGTCCAGGCGAAACCTCTTCCTTGAACGAAGATACAATTCAGAAAGCTTGAGCTTGAGTACTACCGCCCTGGGTTCTAATCGTCAAGTACTTGCACTTTCAATGCCAGAGCACTAGGGTCTGAAGCTGTTTTGAAGGCCTTCTCACCATCTTCAAGAGCAAACCGATGGGTGACTAATGGTTTGAGATCAATGACTCCCTCAGCAACAAGGCCAATGGCCCGAGGATAGATATCTCGGTAGCGAAATTGGAATCGTAATTCAATTTCCTTGCCAGCCATGTACATGATGGGAATTGTGGCAAAATCTCTACCGCAACCGATAACGAAGACCATGCCGCCGAATCGGCAAGACTTCAGAGTTTTATCAGCACAAGTATCCCCGTCCAACGTACAATTCGTGTAGattacttacgtatataccGGTGACCACACTTGACTCAACGCCAGTACATTCTAGCACTATCTTGGCTTCTTGACCAAGAGCTCCCTTGATATCCTCGGCAGTTGCCTGCGGCTCCTTTCCAGCAGTGATAAGCACAGTTCGTACTCTAGGAACTGCCTTTTTCGCCATGTCCAGCCTGGTCTGATTGATGTCCGTAATGACGATTGGGTTTGCACCTGCTGCGCTAGCAGCCAGCAAAGTGGCAATGCCGATGGGACCGGAACCGCAGATAACCACGGGATCACCCAAGCGAACGCCGGATCGCTCGAGCCCTGTCAGAGCCACTGAGAGTGGCTCGAGAAGAGATCCCTCTTCATATGACATTCCATCAGGAATCTTGTGAAGCCAGTCTTCTGGGTGCACGTGGTAGCGGGTAAGGGTTCCGTGATATGGGGGCGTCGAGTAGAAGATCACCTCTGGACAGGCGTTGTATCGGCCTGTGCGACAGAAGAAGCACGATGCCTTCATACAAGGGATGCCGCACTCGATGGCTACCCTATCACCAATCTTGAACTTCGTCACTTTGGGTCCTACGCCAACAACTACGCCTGCACTCTCATGGCCTAGCCCGTTTTCGCCCGTCACAACCATCTCGCCAATGTGACCTGCTTTCCAAAAGTGAACATCGGAGCCGCAGATGCCAGTTGCTCGCACGTGGATGAGGCACTCCCCTTCGCTTGGGGTCGGAACATCGAGCTTCTTGAGATACAGCTCATGTTCAGGGTTAGTATAAATTGCAAGGTTTTCGGGTTTTCGGCGAAGGATATCGACTGCATTTGATGTATCCATGGCAGGCATAAGTGGTTGATGAGTATGATTCTGATTTTGATGGCCAATAAAGGCCAGGGACTCGAGATTCCGTGGGTGTCAATGAGGAAGTGAGGTGGGAACATCAACTCAGTGCGGCCAGCTTGTTATATACCGAGTACATCTGATCTCAAAAAGGTGGGCAGCTTGATTAGATGTCTATCGTTTCTGGCTGCATCACCTTCGGAATTCTTTACCCCTCCCTTACCCCCTCCGAGCTCGCTGGCCCTGTCGTTCACGTTAGATCGTTTCGTGCAGCCTCAACAAATTGGCCCAAACACATCGTCTCCTCACAAGACACCATACACGGCGCCGTCTCAAGTCACCACTACCCCACGTTCGGCGCACTGTCACCCGGTTGGGTTTCCGCCACATTGTTGATTTGGACGGAAACCCCCGCCCACTGCGACTCCCCGCACGCAGCCTATGCAAGCCTGGGGTTTTATCTTCTCTATACTCTCTATACACATACCTCGCCCTTGATCGTAATCGACAAGCCCTCAAGAGA is a window encoding:
- a CDS encoding L-arabinitol 4-dehydrogenase, producing MPAMDTSNAVDILRRKPENLAIYTNPEHELYLKKLDVPTPSEGECLIHVRATGICGSDVHFWKAGHIGEMVVTGENGLGHESAGVVVGVGPKVTKFKIGDRVAIECGIPCMKASCFFCRTGRYNACPEVIFYSTPPYHGTLTRYHVHPEDWLHKIPDGMSYEEGSLLEPLSVALTGLERSGVRLGDPVVICGSGPIGIATLLAASAAGANPIVITDINQTRLDMAKKAVPRVRTVLITAGKEPQATAEDIKGALGQEAKIVLECTGVESSVVTGIYSCRFGGMVFVIGCGRDFATIPIMYMAGKEIELRFQFRYRDIYPRAIGLVAEGVIDLKPLVTHRFALEDGEKAFKTASDPSALALKVQVLDD